A single genomic interval of Spirosoma taeanense harbors:
- a CDS encoding LytR/AlgR family response regulator transcription factor: MGQRLLPIDVAEVAYYFSANKLTYLKTYADKQYVLDYSLDELEHILDPRRFYRANRQFIVSLKAVQKIYLYFTSKLKVDLNPAAEEDFELSAWRPTPLVVA, translated from the coding sequence ATGGGCCAGCGGCTCCTGCCCATCGACGTAGCAGAGGTCGCTTATTACTTCTCGGCCAACAAGCTAACGTACCTGAAGACCTACGCTGATAAGCAGTACGTGCTTGATTATTCGCTGGATGAACTCGAACACATCCTCGACCCACGCCGGTTCTACCGCGCTAACCGGCAGTTCATCGTCAGCCTTAAAGCCGTGCAGAAGATTTATCTTTACTTCACCAGCAAGCTGAAAGTGGACCTCAATCCGGCGGCTGAAGAAGACTTTGAATTATCTGCTTGGCGACCCACTCCTTTGGTAGTGGCTTAG
- a CDS encoding serine hydrolase, with product MKSYFLLFIALVFHNALAQKTSISKQVQAFDQYVETVRKQWDIPGLSITVVKDGQVIFAKGYGVRELAKPDLVDTQTLFACASTTKAMTVALMGMLVDEGKLSWNDPVYKYLPELQFQDSYVTQQVTIRDLLIHDTGVGGTDFFTGAMNIPVNEMFRRMVLVKPSYSMRSGFIYQNTLYSAAGRIIERLMGKTWAEAIRERIFQPLGMTRTVPKRGYIKDDNLTRPHFRINDTIRVIDFGPDSEVGSAGAVWSSADDISKWLICMLDSSKYAGGRLLKPATWTEIFRPQTMVPDDEYATMQILKPNWFTYGLGWYQHDYRGHKVNFHTGSLAGLTAITAQLPEAKLGVFAFGNLDHAEGRHALLYKTLDWFALGGTRDWNTEFKTLYDNLNAQERKAEVAVNAKRVANTKPSLPLDAYAGRYTSPLYGEAEVLVTGDRLSFNINNVLKATLPHWHYDTFRGTYDKAWNGKATAHFTLNVSGRVETLMIGGLMFRR from the coding sequence ATGAAATCCTACTTTCTTTTATTTATTGCCCTTGTCTTCCATAACGCCCTTGCTCAGAAAACGTCCATTTCGAAACAGGTTCAGGCCTTCGATCAGTATGTTGAAACCGTTCGTAAGCAGTGGGATATACCTGGGCTGTCGATTACAGTAGTGAAAGACGGACAGGTCATCTTCGCCAAAGGCTACGGCGTGCGTGAACTAGCCAAGCCCGATTTGGTCGATACCCAGACGCTGTTCGCGTGTGCGTCGACCACAAAAGCCATGACCGTTGCACTGATGGGTATGCTGGTCGATGAAGGTAAGCTGAGCTGGAATGACCCGGTTTATAAGTACCTGCCCGAGTTGCAGTTTCAGGATTCGTACGTAACCCAGCAAGTGACCATCCGCGATTTACTGATTCATGATACGGGCGTAGGTGGCACCGACTTTTTTACAGGTGCCATGAATATTCCGGTTAACGAAATGTTTCGGCGCATGGTGCTGGTGAAGCCAAGCTACTCAATGCGATCGGGTTTTATTTATCAGAACACGCTCTACTCGGCCGCCGGACGTATCATCGAACGGCTGATGGGTAAGACCTGGGCGGAAGCCATTCGCGAACGGATTTTTCAGCCGCTGGGCATGACCCGGACGGTGCCTAAACGGGGTTATATCAAAGACGATAACCTGACCCGGCCGCACTTCCGTATCAACGATACTATCCGGGTCATTGACTTTGGCCCCGACAGCGAAGTTGGCTCGGCAGGAGCAGTCTGGTCGTCAGCCGACGATATCAGCAAGTGGCTTATCTGCATGCTCGACAGTAGCAAATACGCCGGTGGACGGTTGCTGAAACCAGCTACCTGGACGGAAATCTTTAGACCACAAACGATGGTACCTGATGACGAGTATGCAACCATGCAGATTCTTAAACCCAACTGGTTTACGTATGGCCTAGGCTGGTATCAGCACGACTATCGGGGCCACAAGGTGAATTTCCATACGGGTAGCCTAGCAGGACTGACTGCCATTACGGCTCAACTCCCCGAAGCCAAGTTAGGTGTGTTCGCCTTTGGGAACCTCGACCATGCCGAAGGACGACATGCGCTGCTTTATAAAACGCTTGACTGGTTTGCGTTGGGTGGCACCCGCGACTGGAACACCGAGTTTAAAACACTCTACGATAATTTAAATGCTCAGGAGCGAAAAGCGGAAGTTGCTGTAAACGCGAAGCGGGTGGCCAACACGAAACCATCTTTACCGCTAGACGCTTACGCGGGACGATATACCAGTCCGCTGTACGGTGAAGCAGAAGTATTGGTTACAGGAGATCGGCTATCGTTCAACATCAACAATGTATTAAAAGCGACGTTGCCGCATTGGCACTACGACACATTTCGCGGTACCTACGATAAAGCGTGGAACGGCAAAGCAACGGCCCACTTTACCCTGAATGTCTCTGGACGCGTCGAAACGTTAATGATTGGTGGGTTAATGTTTCGACGGTAG
- the bla gene encoding class A beta-lactamase, with product MKQAIYSSIRVGLVAVGILLTTLPARAQTKTTHSQSIDVATQRLEQELERIAKLAKGPVGVCALHLESGRQINLNAQQAFPMASTVKVAIAAQLFHRIEQGELSLMTMTNLQPADLHPGSGTLDVLFAKPGVQLSVQNLLELMMVISDNSATDILLRLAGGPQAVMNRLRTLGIQGMSVDRSIIQLLADLEGVTLPPADQWTLGFYDRLSKGLTPEARKAAVTKFNNDPRDRSTPEAMVNLLAQIYRGKALQPASRDTLLAVMQRCRGGVNRLKGYLPPATIIAHKTGSLDETATDDVGIITLPGDAGHLAIAVFVGYSTRPLAEREQTIAHLTRTLYDFFLFQPTALSTSSR from the coding sequence ATGAAACAAGCCATCTACTCGTCTATTCGAGTGGGCCTGGTAGCGGTGGGTATATTGCTCACGACGCTGCCAGCTCGCGCCCAAACTAAAACTACTCATTCTCAGAGCATAGACGTAGCTACCCAACGGTTGGAGCAGGAACTGGAACGCATTGCCAAATTAGCAAAGGGACCCGTTGGTGTCTGTGCCCTGCACCTGGAGAGCGGTCGCCAGATCAATCTGAATGCTCAACAGGCGTTTCCAATGGCAAGTACGGTCAAGGTAGCCATTGCTGCTCAGTTGTTCCACCGCATCGAGCAGGGCGAACTGTCGCTGATGACCATGACTAATCTGCAACCTGCCGACTTGCATCCGGGTAGCGGTACGCTGGACGTGTTGTTTGCCAAACCCGGTGTTCAGTTGTCGGTACAGAACCTGCTAGAGCTGATGATGGTCATTAGTGACAATTCGGCAACGGATATTCTGCTTCGGCTGGCGGGTGGCCCGCAGGCAGTAATGAACCGATTACGGACGCTGGGCATTCAAGGCATGTCCGTAGACCGGTCAATTATTCAGCTATTGGCCGATCTCGAAGGCGTTACCTTACCGCCCGCCGATCAGTGGACGCTTGGCTTTTACGACCGGCTGAGCAAGGGCCTCACACCAGAAGCGCGCAAAGCGGCCGTTACCAAGTTTAACAACGATCCGCGCGATCGATCAACACCCGAAGCGATGGTTAACCTCCTGGCCCAAATCTACCGGGGTAAGGCGCTTCAACCGGCTAGCCGGGATACCTTACTGGCTGTTATGCAACGCTGCCGGGGTGGGGTTAACCGACTAAAAGGGTACCTGCCGCCAGCAACCATCATAGCCCATAAAACCGGTTCATTGGACGAAACCGCCACCGACGATGTAGGCATCATCACCCTGCCGGGCGACGCAGGGCACCTGGCTATTGCTGTCTTTGTTGGGTATTCGACCCGGCCGTTGGCCGAACGGGAGCAAACAATCGCCCACCTGACCCGCACCCTCTACGATTTCTTTTTGTTTCAGCCCACGGCTTTATCCACCTCCTCGCGCTGA
- a CDS encoding cystathionine gamma-synthase family protein — MNEFDAQKGTASVWAGETKPFVEGATTPPIVNSVTYAYRDLDQWHAVATGKVEGHIYSRNTNPTVHVLEEKVRILEGAEAATSFATGMGAISNTLFALLGPDKRVVSLKDTYGGTSRLFLDFLPHYGVEVMLCDTTDHEQIEAQIAQGCDLLYLETPTNPTLKIVDIKRLAAAARQVGAGVVVDNTFATPINQNPLQFGADLVVHSATKFLCGHSDAMGGVLCGKQELVEKVFRFREINGASLQAEPAYLIARGMKTLELRIERQNASAMRIARYLSDHPKIEAVFYPGLETHPGHAIAKAQMSGFGGMMSFSLKAGYEAVKQFLPALRFVHLAASLGSVSTLAGPPRTTSHVELTSEQRAQLGIPEGLVRYSVGIENVDDLLADLDQALAKLP; from the coding sequence ATGAATGAATTTGACGCCCAAAAAGGCACCGCATCCGTCTGGGCGGGAGAAACCAAGCCTTTTGTTGAGGGAGCCACTACCCCACCTATTGTCAACAGTGTTACCTATGCGTACCGCGATTTAGATCAGTGGCACGCTGTAGCAACCGGAAAAGTGGAAGGACACATCTACAGCCGTAACACTAACCCAACGGTGCATGTCCTCGAAGAGAAAGTTCGTATTCTGGAAGGAGCTGAAGCGGCTACGTCCTTTGCAACGGGCATGGGTGCCATCAGCAACACGCTGTTTGCTTTGTTAGGCCCTGACAAGCGGGTGGTATCGCTTAAAGATACCTACGGCGGCACCAGTCGATTATTTCTGGATTTCCTACCCCATTATGGTGTCGAGGTAATGCTCTGCGATACGACCGACCATGAGCAAATAGAAGCACAAATTGCCCAGGGTTGTGACTTGCTTTACCTGGAAACACCCACCAATCCAACGCTTAAGATTGTCGATATAAAACGCCTGGCAGCAGCGGCCCGGCAAGTAGGTGCGGGCGTTGTAGTTGACAATACGTTTGCGACACCGATCAACCAGAACCCACTTCAATTCGGAGCGGACTTAGTAGTGCATAGTGCCACCAAATTTCTCTGTGGCCACTCCGACGCCATGGGTGGTGTGCTGTGCGGTAAGCAGGAACTGGTCGAAAAAGTCTTTCGCTTTCGGGAAATCAACGGGGCCAGTTTGCAGGCTGAACCGGCTTATCTGATCGCACGAGGAATGAAAACTCTGGAATTGCGCATTGAGCGCCAGAACGCGTCAGCGATGCGGATTGCCCGTTACCTGAGCGACCACCCGAAAATAGAAGCCGTCTTTTATCCTGGACTGGAAACGCACCCTGGGCATGCTATCGCTAAGGCACAAATGTCGGGATTTGGCGGTATGATGAGCTTTTCGCTTAAGGCGGGTTATGAAGCCGTAAAGCAGTTTTTGCCAGCGTTACGGTTCGTGCATCTGGCGGCCAGCCTGGGATCAGTCAGTACCTTGGCCGGACCTCCGCGCACTACCAGCCACGTTGAGCTTACTTCGGAGCAACGGGCTCAGTTGGGTATTCCCGAAGGGCTAGTTCGCTACTCGGTTGGTATCGAAAACGTCGACGATCTACTTGCTGATCTCGATCAGGCCTTGGCGAAGCTGCCATAA
- a CDS encoding phosphoribosyltransferase, translated as MKFLDRSEAGRLLAGQLLNYAGQTDVLILALPRGGVPVAYEVALRLKAPLDVFIVRKLGVPGFDELAMGAVASGGTTGKPIRILNQSIVNAGKITDEQIEQVTERESRELERRERAYRIGQPELVVEGQTIILIDDGLATGATMRVAALALRQQQPAQLVIAVPVATEEVCAEFRREANAMVCLMTPKPFYGVGEWYEDFSQTTDKEVMDLLEKARQMV; from the coding sequence ATGAAATTCCTTGATCGAAGCGAGGCTGGCCGCCTGCTGGCGGGGCAGTTATTGAATTATGCCGGCCAGACCGACGTGCTGATCCTGGCCCTGCCCAGGGGGGGCGTACCGGTGGCCTATGAAGTGGCTCTGCGGCTGAAAGCACCGCTCGACGTGTTTATTGTGCGGAAACTAGGCGTCCCTGGCTTTGACGAACTGGCGATGGGGGCCGTGGCTTCGGGTGGAACAACGGGTAAACCGATCCGGATACTGAACCAGTCCATTGTGAACGCAGGAAAAATTACGGATGAACAGATTGAGCAGGTGACCGAACGCGAAAGCCGCGAACTGGAACGGCGTGAGCGGGCCTACCGGATCGGCCAGCCCGAACTCGTAGTGGAGGGGCAGACCATTATTCTCATAGACGACGGACTGGCCACCGGGGCAACCATGCGGGTAGCGGCCCTGGCTTTACGGCAGCAGCAGCCCGCGCAACTGGTAATAGCCGTGCCTGTCGCTACAGAGGAGGTATGCGCCGAGTTTCGTCGGGAAGCGAATGCGATGGTGTGCCTGATGACGCCTAAACCGTTCTACGGCGTCGGTGAATGGTACGAAGACTTCTCCCAGACAACCGACAAGGAGGTCATGGATTTATTGGAAAAAGCGCGACAAATGGTCTGA
- a CDS encoding T9SS type A sorting domain-containing protein, whose protein sequence is MNAFFALLLVGTLHTSLSAETPSHTTSSYVANEKMAVWVSSDQKVHLVLGPESTSAEVRLVDKHGEYLQQRIKVHDRAVRQNYDLSALPNGTYELQVRTGQQTIRKAIVISQPAAQRVVTIS, encoded by the coding sequence ATGAACGCCTTTTTTGCCCTGTTACTGGTCGGCACGCTGCACACCAGCCTATCCGCCGAAACGCCTTCGCATACAACCTCTTCGTATGTTGCCAATGAAAAAATGGCCGTTTGGGTCTCGTCCGACCAAAAGGTTCATCTGGTTCTGGGTCCTGAAAGCACCAGCGCCGAAGTTCGCTTGGTTGACAAGCACGGCGAATACCTCCAGCAGCGGATTAAGGTGCACGATCGGGCGGTTCGCCAGAATTATGACCTGTCGGCGCTGCCAAACGGTACGTATGAACTCCAGGTGCGGACTGGCCAGCAGACTATCCGCAAAGCGATCGTGATCAGTCAGCCAGCTGCCCAGCGCGTCGTTACGATCTCGTAA
- a CDS encoding FHA domain-containing protein, which yields MSLLENVKRLFGLGAVPNEPAAVREPAPTPVEDVAPPVVPKLPPAPQKREALIRFIVEKLAPYATETENPPVALRLWALCPNPDEEELLSVVLYASQPGHFQEELNRHLANHYIRLAPNWQFEWQIVRDALPAEATHRSGNLGLTVVHPKTKVYEVAARGQVRVLTGQTAEETYLLDPAVKADYCIGRGHTVQTATGRVRTNDIVFVDANDPDFDPERGDPNLAVSRQHASIRYDAAQHRYRLFADLGGLPTAGNKTKILHPDDTIERADIPGMGYVLNPGDQIELGGEAKLLFELV from the coding sequence ATGAGTTTACTTGAAAACGTTAAACGATTGTTTGGCTTAGGTGCGGTCCCCAATGAACCGGCGGCCGTTCGTGAGCCCGCGCCAACGCCCGTAGAAGACGTTGCACCACCCGTTGTGCCGAAACTGCCGCCCGCTCCGCAGAAGCGGGAAGCCCTGATTCGCTTTATTGTGGAGAAGCTGGCTCCCTACGCTACTGAGACCGAAAACCCGCCGGTTGCGCTGCGGCTGTGGGCCCTTTGCCCCAATCCGGATGAGGAGGAACTGTTATCTGTGGTGCTGTATGCCAGCCAGCCCGGCCATTTTCAGGAGGAGCTGAACCGGCATCTGGCGAATCACTATATCCGGCTTGCGCCTAACTGGCAGTTTGAGTGGCAAATCGTTCGGGATGCGCTGCCCGCCGAGGCTACTCACCGGTCGGGCAATCTGGGGCTGACAGTTGTTCATCCTAAAACGAAGGTATATGAGGTTGCAGCCCGGGGGCAAGTGCGGGTACTGACGGGGCAGACTGCCGAAGAAACCTACCTGCTCGACCCGGCAGTTAAAGCCGACTACTGCATTGGGCGCGGGCATACCGTGCAGACGGCAACCGGTCGGGTGCGCACCAATGACATTGTATTTGTGGATGCCAACGATCCAGACTTCGACCCCGAACGGGGCGATCCGAACCTGGCGGTCAGCCGGCAGCACGCCAGCATTCGCTACGATGCAGCTCAGCACCGTTACCGGCTCTTTGCCGATCTGGGCGGGCTGCCAACCGCCGGGAATAAAACCAAAATCCTGCACCCGGACGATACCATCGAGCGGGCCGACATCCCCGGTATGGGCTACGTCCTCAATCCCGGCGATCAGATTGAATTGGGCGGTGAGGCAAAGCTGCTGTTTGAACTGGTGTAA
- a CDS encoding FtsW/RodA/SpoVE family cell cycle protein, with translation MKTNSLHHERLYLLGATSLLLVLFTRLYSNLQPTLDRVERAYTTGAAVNLRAGLKPATLRQLLSRGNYLTDPHDVSLVADSLTAKLKQAERSPSGGGPPDNVGTINKRAFAITVPTAWQSPIGGPEFQSRLRLSRQQMGYDSVLYIRELQRPRSYPANAGQGGLTLSGRVQRGGDEPRPMADVLVQLKRHRPTTDEDISIPDELTYARTDADGRFTFAGLQPGAGYSVLPLKPGYEFGSRRGVAQLNRPADYEFTARPHTLRLIGSTVYGQLKDDHAFTVRTPAEFRYSFWLVVGAFLLAFWAVHIFWSFRHFHPDALLLPVLMLLTGLSVLTLLAIQDPLQDTLYGIQAVQGVGLGLLGLTVLSQLNIGRFYTRWWFDPLVNLRSRSTFRLTGWTWLILAVGLALLTLAFGTGPEGSGVQVNLRIGGLLFQPSELTKYLVLLFLAGFFAAHEEQIRTLPDLRWRWRISAGVFVGTGLLMGLYLLLGDMGPALVIGFTFLLFYTIARNTLGITLATGLIYGIALWLLPGWGATLVALAAGIGLLIWRGQARATTSLGWLALVAEGPILLVLVMAAFAFGDLLPLVGDRLAGRKAMWLDPWNNDVYGGDHLAHSYWTLATGGWAGQGLGKGFANAMPAAHTDMMLPSLAEEIGWMGLVSVCLLLFILLHRTLLHARRAGQPFSFYLCAGIALATGVQFLLIAGGSLGLLPLTGISVPFLSYGKVSLIINLTAMGVVFAIASRPGEARQHAYLEQHYDPVLATGIAGFLVGTLVLVGKAADVALVRWDDYIVRPARVVSRNGLPVYSYNPRLDRLTETLSAGTIYDRAGRVLATSSPDTVRRNLPQLRKTGLDAKRITELTQRRVQRYYPFGEHLFFWVGDANTRLFWSQQNGYFAEAAHLSDLRGFNNRPRQNTLLASKYRADRFTPAVARPLTLPVYDYSELAPALRAGLDSRVVAERKSRDRDVYLSVDGGLQVALQKALAESEYNDKRLSVAVLDAATGEVLASAIHPLPNLQKPEEMQLSDRDRLRLPYLVTDRDLALTYPTAPGSTAKILTATAALNKLGIEGAKTSYAISCGEIIRRGQYESEPCGERVDMRKAIVRSSNVYFIRLANDQTLDDQLAALYLATGMNVDYVGGYSFADTHTEVEKKGIRQHWRDSSFVVRRSLYRSTQYPKRYRSEFSGLAWGQGQLTATPASMARMAGAIANRGVMQPSRYVLRRSGQQVALKPGLPLMREPEYADLMRDFMIEQSNPPGRPKISISRVAGKTGTPERVVLGETRNDGWYVFFAPTPNGRSHTVVCVRIELGESSADAVKLANTTLAPILKEKGYLGSF, from the coding sequence ATGAAAACGAATTCGCTGCACCACGAACGCCTGTATCTGCTTGGCGCTACGAGCTTATTACTGGTGCTGTTTACCCGACTGTATAGTAACCTTCAGCCCACTCTTGATCGCGTCGAACGAGCCTACACGACCGGGGCAGCGGTTAACCTGCGGGCCGGTCTGAAGCCGGCCACGCTTCGCCAGCTGCTCAGCCGGGGCAATTACCTCACCGACCCGCACGATGTATCGCTGGTGGCCGACTCCCTGACGGCCAAACTAAAACAGGCTGAACGCAGTCCATCCGGAGGAGGCCCCCCGGACAATGTGGGCACGATCAATAAACGGGCGTTTGCGATTACCGTCCCGACGGCCTGGCAAAGCCCGATTGGCGGCCCCGAGTTCCAGAGCCGCCTGCGCCTGTCGCGGCAGCAGATGGGGTACGACTCTGTTCTTTATATCAGAGAACTGCAGCGCCCCCGGTCGTATCCCGCCAATGCCGGTCAGGGCGGGCTTACCTTGTCCGGTCGGGTTCAGCGGGGCGGGGACGAGCCCCGGCCTATGGCCGATGTGCTGGTACAGCTTAAACGCCACCGACCCACTACGGACGAGGATATTTCCATTCCCGACGAGCTTACGTATGCCCGCACGGATGCTGATGGCCGGTTTACGTTCGCGGGGCTGCAACCCGGGGCCGGATACAGCGTCTTACCGCTTAAACCCGGCTATGAGTTCGGGAGTCGACGGGGTGTGGCCCAGCTAAACCGCCCGGCCGACTATGAATTTACCGCCCGACCGCATACGCTGCGGCTCATTGGCTCGACAGTCTATGGCCAGTTAAAAGACGATCATGCGTTTACCGTGCGCACACCCGCCGAATTCCGGTATTCGTTCTGGCTGGTGGTGGGGGCGTTTCTGCTGGCATTCTGGGCCGTACATATCTTCTGGTCGTTTCGGCACTTTCACCCCGACGCCCTGCTGTTGCCTGTCCTGATGCTGCTCACCGGTCTGTCGGTGCTGACACTGCTGGCCATTCAGGATCCCTTGCAGGATACGTTGTACGGCATACAGGCGGTGCAGGGTGTCGGGCTGGGCTTGCTGGGGCTTACGGTGCTGTCACAGCTGAACATCGGCCGTTTCTACACGCGCTGGTGGTTCGATCCGCTGGTGAATCTGCGCAGCCGCAGCACCTTCCGGTTGACGGGCTGGACGTGGCTAATTCTGGCTGTTGGTCTGGCTTTACTGACATTAGCGTTTGGAACGGGGCCGGAGGGGAGTGGCGTTCAGGTTAACCTGCGCATTGGCGGCCTGCTGTTTCAGCCGAGTGAGTTGACCAAATATCTGGTACTCCTGTTTCTGGCGGGTTTTTTTGCGGCCCACGAAGAACAGATCCGTACGCTGCCCGACCTGCGCTGGCGCTGGCGAATCAGCGCGGGTGTCTTCGTCGGAACAGGCCTGCTGATGGGACTCTACCTGCTGCTGGGCGACATGGGGCCCGCCCTGGTTATCGGTTTTACGTTCCTGCTGTTTTATACCATCGCCCGCAATACGCTCGGCATTACGTTGGCAACGGGGCTGATTTATGGCATAGCCTTGTGGCTGTTACCCGGCTGGGGCGCTACGCTGGTTGCCCTGGCGGCAGGCATTGGTCTGTTGATCTGGCGCGGACAGGCCCGTGCTACAACCTCGCTGGGCTGGCTGGCGCTGGTGGCCGAAGGGCCTATTCTGCTGGTGCTGGTCATGGCTGCGTTTGCCTTTGGAGACCTGCTGCCGCTGGTAGGCGACCGGCTGGCGGGCCGCAAGGCGATGTGGCTCGACCCCTGGAATAATGACGTATATGGGGGCGACCATCTGGCGCATAGTTACTGGACACTCGCTACGGGCGGCTGGGCCGGGCAGGGGTTAGGCAAAGGCTTCGCCAACGCCATGCCGGCTGCCCATACCGACATGATGCTGCCGAGTCTGGCCGAAGAAATCGGCTGGATGGGGCTGGTGTCGGTCTGCCTGCTGCTGTTCATCCTCCTCCACCGGACGCTGCTGCACGCCCGCCGGGCCGGACAGCCGTTCAGTTTTTATCTATGCGCGGGTATTGCGCTGGCAACGGGTGTGCAGTTTCTGCTGATTGCGGGTGGCTCGCTGGGGTTGCTGCCCCTCACGGGCATTTCAGTTCCGTTTCTGAGCTACGGGAAGGTGTCGCTGATTATCAACCTGACGGCCATGGGGGTGGTGTTTGCCATTGCCAGTCGTCCCGGCGAAGCCCGCCAGCACGCGTATCTCGAACAGCACTACGATCCCGTTCTGGCAACGGGCATTGCCGGCTTTCTGGTTGGTACGCTGGTGCTGGTAGGGAAAGCTGCCGATGTGGCGCTTGTTCGGTGGGATGATTATATCGTCCGGCCTGCCCGGGTAGTGAGCCGGAACGGTCTGCCGGTCTATAGCTACAATCCCCGTCTGGACCGCCTGACAGAAACCCTGTCGGCCGGGACGATTTATGACCGGGCGGGTCGGGTACTGGCGACCAGCTCGCCCGATACGGTCCGGCGCAATCTGCCGCAACTCCGTAAAACAGGGCTTGACGCAAAGCGAATAACCGAGCTGACCCAACGGCGTGTCCAGCGTTATTATCCTTTTGGTGAGCATCTGTTTTTCTGGGTAGGCGATGCCAACACCCGTTTGTTCTGGTCGCAGCAGAACGGGTATTTTGCCGAAGCGGCCCACCTGAGTGATTTGCGGGGGTTCAACAACCGGCCGAGACAGAATACGTTGCTGGCGAGTAAGTACCGGGCCGACCGGTTTACGCCTGCCGTTGCCCGACCGCTGACCTTGCCCGTTTACGACTACAGTGAACTGGCCCCGGCCCTGCGGGCTGGACTGGACAGCCGGGTGGTGGCCGAACGAAAATCCCGCGACCGCGACGTATACCTGAGCGTTGATGGAGGGCTGCAGGTCGCTTTGCAAAAGGCGCTGGCCGAATCGGAATATAATGATAAACGGCTGTCTGTTGCCGTGCTGGATGCCGCTACGGGCGAAGTGCTGGCCTCGGCCATACACCCTCTGCCGAACCTGCAGAAGCCCGAAGAAATGCAGCTATCTGACCGGGACCGCCTTCGCTTACCGTATCTGGTCACCGACCGGGATCTGGCTCTGACCTATCCGACCGCTCCCGGCTCAACGGCTAAAATCCTGACGGCGACGGCCGCCCTGAACAAGCTGGGTATAGAGGGGGCAAAGACGAGTTACGCCATTAGCTGCGGAGAGATTATTCGCCGGGGTCAGTATGAGAGCGAACCCTGTGGAGAGCGGGTCGATATGCGAAAAGCCATCGTCCGGTCGAGTAACGTTTATTTTATCCGTCTGGCGAATGATCAGACTCTGGACGATCAGTTGGCCGCCCTATATCTGGCCACGGGCATGAACGTGGACTATGTCGGGGGATACTCCTTCGCCGATACGCATACAGAGGTCGAAAAGAAAGGAATCCGGCAACACTGGCGCGACTCCTCGTTTGTGGTCAGGCGGTCGCTGTATCGCAGCACGCAGTATCCCAAGCGGTACCGCAGCGAGTTTTCTGGCCTGGCCTGGGGGCAGGGGCAGCTGACGGCAACGCCCGCGTCGATGGCCCGCATGGCCGGGGCTATTGCGAACCGGGGCGTTATGCAGCCCTCGCGTTACGTCCTGCGCCGGAGTGGACAGCAGGTGGCGCTGAAGCCAGGCCTGCCGTTGATGCGGGAGCCGGAGTACGCCGATCTGATGCGTGATTTTATGATCGAACAGTCGAACCCGCCGGGCCGGCCCAAGATCAGCATCAGCCGGGTGGCGGGAAAGACCGGAACGCCCGAACGGGTGGTACTGGGCGAGACGCGCAACGACGGCTGGTATGTCTTCTTCGCACCGACACCGAACGGCCGGTCGCACACAGTCGTGTGTGTCCGAATTGAACTGGGCGAGTCGTCGGCGGATGCGGTAAAGCTAGCTAATACAACTCTGGCGCCAATCTTAAAAGAGAAGGGATATTTAGGGTCATTTTGA